GGGCCGCGGGAAGCGACTGCAGCTCTAGCCCTCGCGACCGCCGCGCGCACGCGCGGGACGCGCCGCCGCGGCCGGGGCAGCGCCGCCGGAGCCGCCGCGCATGAAGGTCCACGCGGTGAGGCCCATCATCGCCAGGATGAGCGCGAACGCGCCGCCGAGGATCATCTTGAAGGTGCTCGCGCTGGCGGCCGTCATGCGCACGCCGAGCACGTCCTGCAGGCGGTTGGTCTCCGTGGTCTCCGCCGTGGGGGCCATGGCCTCCGTCATCAGCACGGTGACGGCCTCCGGCTTGAGCTCCGACACGGAGCTGGCGACGAACTGCTTCACCGCGTCCACGGAGATGGGGGGCTTGCCGCCCTCCAGCATGCGGTACTTGATGAACACGGAGGCCGACGGCATCGGCTTGTTCTCCGGCTGCGACAGGTCGTTGTTCTCCGGCACCATCACGATGGCGCGCGCTTCCAGCACGCCGTCGATCTGGTTGAGCGCGTTGGAGACCTCACCCGCCATGGCCTTGAGGAGCATGGCGCGCTCCTCCGTGGCGGTGGGAACCATGCTGCCCTTGGCGAAGTGGGACAGGCCCTTCTCCACCGGGCGCGGCAACGAGTTGCGCTTCAACAGCTCCGCGGCCTGCGCGGCGTCGCCCTTGGGGACGACGATGGTGAAGCGCACTTCGTTGCCACCCTCCGCCTTCTCCTTCTTGGCGTTGATGCCGTTCTTGCTGAGCAGGACGTAGATTTCATTCGCGTCTGCTTCCGTCAGCTCGTGCTGCAGCTCGATGGAGCAGCCGGTGAGGAACAGCAGGGCGAGGAGCGGGGCGGCGAAGACGGGCGTTCGGCGAGTCATGGGCGCGCTTAGCTTAACAGGGCCCTTGCAAAACGCGGAAGGGCGCCCCCTCCCGACCCTGGGAGGGACCGCCCTTCGCATGCCGCCATGGCCCGGCGGGGTGGGGACTTCAGACCTGCGTCTTGACGACGTCCTTCAGGCCACTGGTGGCCTTCTCGACGACCTTCGACGTGAGGTCCAACTCCTGCGAGTACTTGTACATGGACGCCTGGAGACCAAGCAGCTCGGCGTTGGACATGTTCTTGCCGGAGGAGGCCTCCTTGATCAGCTTGTCCATGCTGACCTGACCCTTCTCCAGGCCGGAGACGAGGTCGGAGACCATGCCGCCCGACTTGGTCGTCTTGGAGGCCTCGGCCTTCGCGTCCACGGGCTCGGCGCCCTTGGCGGTGGCGGGCTGCTGGGCGGCGCCGCTCACCTTGTTCAGGTTGGCCTTCTCCGCCTTGTTGACCGTCTCCACCTGGCGGACGGTGTCCACCTTCTGGGTGGCCTGCGCGGCCTGCGCCTTGTTCACGTTCTGGGCGGCGTCCACCTGGCCGGCGCCCTGCGCCTTGTCAGCGAGAACTCCGTCGAACTTCGACGCGCCCGTCTTCTGCGTCTGCTGCTGCGCGCCCTGATCCTGCAGCTTTTGCTGCGCCACCTGTCCCGCGGAGATGCCGCTCATCGGAGCCGCCATGTGACACCCTCCTTGCATCCGTCGAGGGGGGAGGGAGTTCCTCCTCCTCGTTCAAGAGTTCCTTGAGCCGATCAATGGCGCGCGCATGAAGCCGCGACGCCCAGCTCTTCGACTGCCCGATCTCCGCCCCTGCCTCTTCCAGCGTGCGTCCCTGGAAGTAATAGCCCTGCAGGAGCTTGCGCTCTTTCTCCGGAAGCTTCTCGATGGCCGAGCGCACCCGGTTCTTCAACTGCTCCATCTCCAGGCGCTGATCCGCCGGGAGTGATTCATCCACGTAGCCCGCCGCCTCCGCC
The sequence above is drawn from the Corallococcus sp. NCRR genome and encodes:
- a CDS encoding type III secretion protein, whose amino-acid sequence is MTRRTPVFAAPLLALLFLTGCSIELQHELTEADANEIYVLLSKNGINAKKEKAEGGNEVRFTIVVPKGDAAQAAELLKRNSLPRPVEKGLSHFAKGSMVPTATEERAMLLKAMAGEVSNALNQIDGVLEARAIVMVPENNDLSQPENKPMPSASVFIKYRMLEGGKPPISVDAVKQFVASSVSELKPEAVTVLMTEAMAPTAETTETNRLQDVLGVRMTAASASTFKMILGGAFALILAMMGLTAWTFMRGGSGGAAPAAAARPARARGGREG